A genomic window from Candidatus Liberibacter americanus str. Sao Paulo includes:
- a CDS encoding Hsp20 family protein — protein sequence MRIDVSRIYNSAVGYDAVLSMLGGLSSVGQSSAYPPYDIERTGENAYRITIAVAGFDISELDIEVDAGILMVRGEKKSEGRDSVEYLHRGIAKRVFEHRFQLADFVEVTSSSLENGLLYLELLRNIPEKMKPRRIQISQSSKKETNMIEKREPSCAA from the coding sequence ATGCGTATAGATGTTTCTCGAATTTATAATTCTGCTGTTGGTTATGACGCTGTGCTTTCAATGTTAGGTGGATTAAGCTCTGTAGGTCAATCTTCTGCTTATCCCCCTTATGACATAGAGCGTACAGGTGAAAATGCTTATAGGATAACTATAGCAGTCGCTGGCTTTGATATTTCAGAACTTGATATAGAAGTTGATGCTGGCATTTTGATGGTTAGAGGTGAAAAGAAATCTGAAGGAAGAGATTCTGTTGAGTATCTCCATCGTGGCATAGCAAAGCGTGTTTTTGAGCATCGTTTTCAACTTGCTGATTTCGTGGAAGTTACATCTTCTTCTTTAGAAAATGGGCTTCTTTATTTAGAGCTATTACGAAATATACCAGAAAAGATGAAACCGCGTCGTATTCAAATTTCTCAATCTTCTAAAAAAGAAACAAATATGATTGAGAAGCGAGAGCCGTCTTGTGCTGCATGA